The Thermococcus henrietii genome segment AGGCTTTATAACACCATTCATAAACGGCCTCAATCACCTTAGGCAGTTTCTCACCATCAAAACTTCGACTTGAATTTAAAAGGTAAATGGTCACAGCCTGCACTTCCCATCGAAGAAGCTCGGTCTCTCGAAGGTCTTTCTCATAGCTGGAAAGTCCTCGCGGTAGTGGCTTCCCCTGCTCTCTTCCCTCGCGAGTGCGCACTCGAGAACGCCTCTCGCGACCAGTTTCAGCCTCGGGTCGGCCTCGATGTCCTCGAGTTTCTTGAGACCTTCTCTCAGCGTTTTGGCGCTCCTGATGATTCCAGCGTGACTCCAGAGCAGTTCCCTCAGCGCGTCAACGTCCCCGGGCTCGTAGCCGTGGTAGGCCGGCTCCTTGACTTCTCTGCACCTCGGCCTTTCCCTCGCTATCGTCCTCGCAACTTCAAGGCCGGAAACAAGGCACTCGAGGAGGGAGTTGCTGGCCAGTCTGTTCGCCCCGTGGAAGCCGTTGCAGGAAGCTTCACCTATCGCGTAGAGGTTCCTCACGGGCGTTCTGTACCAGAGGTCAACCGCTATTCCTCCCATAGTGTAGTGGGCTATCGGCGAGACTGGGATTGAGTCCTTCGAGGGGTCTATCCCGTCCTTCCGCAGGAAGGCGTATATCTGCGGGAAGCGCCTCTTGAAGTTCTCTATCCCGGTCGCGTCGAGGAAGACTTTCTTCCCCTCTTGCATCTGGCGGTAGATTGCCCTCGCCACGATGTCCCTCGTCGCCAATTCGTTCACGAAGCGCTCTCCCTCGTCCGTTACGAGCTTGGCACCGGCTCCCCTAACGGCCTCGCTTATCAGGAAGACGCCGTTCTTTCCGATGTACCCGGTTGGGTGGAACTGGACGAACTCCAAATCCCTCGCCGGAGCGCCTTTCATGAGCGCGTCGCCGATGAGAAGGCCGGTGTTCTCCGGGGAGCCCGCTGTAAACTTGAAGAGCCCCGAGAAACCGCCGGAAGCTATAACAGTCGCGTCGAAGCGGAGGAACTCACCCTCGACGAAGACGCCGTAGGCCTTTCGGTGTTTAACGGCAAGCTCATCAACTTTCCCCCTGACGAAGTTAACGCCGAGCTCCCTAGCACGGAGCTGGAGGAGCTTCGTAACGTGCTTGCCGGTCTCGTTCCTAATCGTGAAGACCCTGCCGAACGAGTGGCCCCCTTCGGTCTCGCTCGCCTCGAACTTCAGGCCGAGGGAGAGCAGGAAGTCGTAGGCCTCGCTCCCCTTCGAGATTACGTTCCAAACAACCTCGCGGTCGTTGATGTACTTTCCGGCTTTGATTGTGTCGAGAACATGAGCTTCAAGCGAATCCCCTTCGAGAACAGGAAAGGCTATCCCAGCTTGAGCAAGGTAGGAGTTGCTCCTCCTGATTCCGGGGCCTATGAGAGTGACCTCAAAGCCCCTCTTGGCGAGCGCTATGGCCGAGGTCAGACCGGCTATTCCATCGCCAACGATTCCAATTTTCATCCCACCACCCAGGAAAAGAAGAGATTGAGAGCTTAAACGGTTTTTGCACCCTCAAATCTTCACCCTCACCAGCCACCTGAGCTTGCCCGCGTCTATGCTCTTCGTCATCAGAGCACCGCTCTCGAAGACCCACACCGCGAGCCTGAGCACCACCGCGTTCCACAGGAGGAGGTAGAAGAGCGCCCCGAGGGCCGTTATGTAGTTGCCACTCGTTGCGCTCAGGAACGCAAGTATCGGGGCGTAGCCGG includes the following:
- a CDS encoding L-aspartate oxidase codes for the protein MKIGIVGDGIAGLTSAIALAKRGFEVTLIGPGIRRSNSYLAQAGIAFPVLEGDSLEAHVLDTIKAGKYINDREVVWNVISKGSEAYDFLLSLGLKFEASETEGGHSFGRVFTIRNETGKHVTKLLQLRARELGVNFVRGKVDELAVKHRKAYGVFVEGEFLRFDATVIASGGFSGLFKFTAGSPENTGLLIGDALMKGAPARDLEFVQFHPTGYIGKNGVFLISEAVRGAGAKLVTDEGERFVNELATRDIVARAIYRQMQEGKKVFLDATGIENFKRRFPQIYAFLRKDGIDPSKDSIPVSPIAHYTMGGIAVDLWYRTPVRNLYAIGEASCNGFHGANRLASNSLLECLVSGLEVARTIARERPRCREVKEPAYHGYEPGDVDALRELLWSHAGIIRSAKTLREGLKKLEDIEADPRLKLVARGVLECALAREESRGSHYREDFPAMRKTFERPSFFDGKCRL